From Crateriforma spongiae, a single genomic window includes:
- a CDS encoding integron integrase: MSFDQFHLYVHKLQPNWPDSQWSCIWMRRMYEFWKHPVDETLAIDRERLVSFLRHLKSKGVPPWQRQQAAVTAGRYQTMISGEIDPAIQEVVRTLADLAAAQRNGDQAAAEKENHFPDNEPEVVSEMRKTLRRRRYKYDTEKAYVGWVIRLLHFCPNTTPAAITESEIRNFLSSLVTNESGGVSASTLRQAKSALLFLFQQVLGRELGFLEHSEATKPKKLPVVLTRGEIASIRQGLPKNKRLMLDLMYGGGLRHKECRRLRIKDLQIEEGTILVRDGKGEKDRITVLPQSAVADVIKKIEECRTRHQRDLERGEGEVHMPDALARKYPSESRRFGWQWLFASPKTRTDPRSGRHWRHHVSEDYLAKPFTRALQESGCVKNAVPHSLRHSFATHLLEDGADIRTVQELMGHADVKTTMIYLHVMNRPGLSVRSPLDRLNRDNEEAE; encoded by the coding sequence GTGAGTTTCGATCAATTCCATTTATACGTCCATAAGCTCCAACCCAACTGGCCAGACTCGCAGTGGTCCTGCATCTGGATGCGGCGTATGTACGAGTTCTGGAAACATCCTGTCGATGAAACCTTGGCGATTGATCGTGAACGCTTGGTGTCATTTCTTCGACACTTGAAGTCCAAGGGCGTACCGCCGTGGCAAAGGCAACAGGCTGCTGTCACCGCCGGTCGATATCAAACCATGATCAGTGGTGAAATCGATCCCGCGATTCAGGAGGTCGTGCGGACGCTTGCTGATCTGGCCGCCGCCCAAAGAAACGGTGACCAAGCGGCAGCAGAGAAAGAAAACCACTTTCCTGACAATGAGCCGGAGGTTGTATCTGAAATGAGGAAAACGCTGCGCCGGCGGCGTTACAAATACGACACTGAAAAGGCTTACGTTGGCTGGGTGATCCGCTTGCTTCATTTCTGTCCAAACACAACGCCCGCAGCGATCACCGAATCCGAGATCCGCAACTTCTTGTCGTCGCTAGTGACCAACGAGTCAGGAGGCGTTTCCGCAAGCACACTAAGACAAGCCAAGTCGGCTTTGTTGTTTTTGTTCCAGCAGGTCCTGGGACGTGAACTTGGTTTCCTCGAACACAGCGAAGCGACCAAGCCCAAGAAGCTCCCCGTCGTGCTGACACGCGGCGAAATCGCCTCTATCCGACAAGGTTTGCCAAAGAATAAGCGTCTGATGCTGGACCTTATGTATGGCGGGGGCCTGCGTCACAAGGAATGCCGGCGGTTGCGGATCAAGGATCTGCAAATCGAAGAAGGCACGATTCTGGTCCGAGACGGGAAGGGTGAAAAAGACCGAATCACCGTGTTACCGCAATCGGCCGTCGCGGACGTGATTAAAAAGATCGAAGAATGCCGCACGCGGCACCAGCGAGACTTGGAAAGAGGAGAGGGCGAAGTTCACATGCCCGATGCATTGGCCAGGAAGTACCCATCGGAATCTCGACGATTCGGTTGGCAGTGGCTATTTGCCTCGCCCAAGACACGCACCGACCCGCGGTCCGGTCGGCATTGGCGGCATCATGTCAGTGAAGACTACTTGGCCAAGCCGTTCACTCGTGCGTTGCAGGAAAGCGGTTGCGTCAAAAACGCGGTTCCCCATTCATTGCGTCATTCATTCGCCACCCACTTGCTTGAAGACGGCGCGGATATCAGAACGGTCCAAGAATTGATGGGGCACGCCGATGTGAAGACGACCATGATCTATTTGCACGTCATGAATCGTCCAGGGCTGAGTGTTCGCAGCCCCCTGGACCGGTTGAACCGCGACAACGAAGAAGCCGAGTGA
- a CDS encoding protein-tyrosine phosphatase family protein, producing the protein MHEIHPKLLWIGHALDVREPQGLFDAGITTVIDVAYEEPPAQIPRQLTYCRFPINDGGGNDPKILLQTLRTITDFLASGTRTIVACSAGMSRSPTIAAFALAHHMSETPDRVISRIAEIKSLELKSELWADTLIAFNKLKPNTNTEIDA; encoded by the coding sequence ATGCATGAAATTCATCCCAAGCTACTCTGGATCGGACACGCATTGGACGTTCGAGAACCACAGGGCTTATTCGATGCCGGAATCACGACTGTGATTGACGTCGCCTACGAAGAACCGCCTGCCCAAATCCCTCGTCAATTAACTTACTGTCGATTTCCAATCAATGATGGCGGTGGGAACGACCCCAAAATACTGCTGCAAACTTTGCGGACGATTACGGATTTTCTCGCTTCCGGAACTCGAACAATTGTTGCCTGCTCTGCCGGAATGTCACGTTCACCTACGATTGCTGCATTCGCGTTGGCACATCACATGTCCGAAACTCCGGATCGAGTGATTTCTAGAATTGCCGAAATCAAATCGTTAGAATTGAAATCTGAACTCTGGGCTGACACGCTCATTGCATTCAACAAATTGAAACCGAACACAAACACCGAAATCGACGCATAA
- a CDS encoding DUF6883 domain-containing protein, which produces MPIPDAKRAVVEDAKVRDYLLNLAHPDGGSKAIWFHSLGYDRDEWHNLAADLLAIARNCTTFDTETTAFGVKYKALGIVGRPESRPGVVVTVWIVEDDDPPRLVTAYPG; this is translated from the coding sequence ATGCCAATACCTGATGCCAAACGAGCCGTAGTGGAGGATGCGAAGGTTCGCGACTATCTGCTCAATCTCGCACATCCCGACGGTGGCTCCAAGGCGATCTGGTTTCACTCGCTTGGCTACGACCGCGACGAATGGCACAATCTGGCCGCCGATCTACTCGCAATTGCTCGAAACTGCACAACCTTCGATACTGAAACCACTGCGTTTGGTGTAAAATACAAGGCTTTGGGTATTGTTGGACGCCCAGAATCCCGACCAGGCGTCGTCGTGACGGTATGGATCGTCGAGGACGATGATCCGCCGCGATTAGTAACTGCATATCCCGGGTGA
- a CDS encoding DUF4926 domain-containing protein, with product MIAEHSLVVLDADPPHASLTRGDVGTVVHVYKGGKGYEVEFVDGGGQTVALVTVSADDIRPIKAGELLHTRKTA from the coding sequence ATGATTGCCGAACACTCTCTCGTTGTTCTTGATGCTGATCCGCCTCACGCGAGTCTCACTCGTGGAGACGTGGGTACCGTCGTGCACGTCTACAAAGGCGGCAAGGGATACGAGGTCGAATTTGTTGATGGCGGTGGTCAAACGGTTGCGCTTGTAACCGTCAGTGCTGACGACATTCGGCCCATCAAGGCGGGTGAGCTACTTCACACCAGAAAGACAGCGTAG
- a CDS encoding PEP-CTERM sorting domain-containing protein translates to MMKLFRAFLAAVLFPMLITSASSAEIVTFTGDGTGPFVGAFRGGQITVTATGANIIGSENANAPQPNSELFPFQAQNRISIIDIGQTGAAVAFTFDSATFGPQDYLFITNVGGERDVLLRSQISDTDVDANWNIIESVGESLLFNDDGNGINATIVGTVDSGDGSNNGGLLLQPSIAGVDELVVSWTGQGTANYGLQFGVVAIPEPSTTALLAVGFLLVAAGRFRRHDR, encoded by the coding sequence ATGATGAAACTATTTCGTGCTTTTCTTGCCGCAGTCCTTTTTCCGATGCTAATCACATCAGCATCGTCTGCCGAAATTGTTACCTTCACAGGTGATGGCACCGGCCCATTTGTCGGTGCGTTTCGTGGCGGTCAGATCACAGTCACTGCAACAGGAGCAAATATCATCGGCTCGGAAAACGCAAACGCTCCGCAGCCCAACAGCGAGCTATTTCCATTTCAAGCCCAAAACCGCATCAGCATCATCGATATCGGTCAGACCGGTGCGGCTGTCGCGTTCACGTTTGACAGCGCAACTTTTGGACCTCAAGACTATCTTTTCATAACGAACGTCGGCGGCGAGCGTGACGTACTGCTTCGATCGCAAATTTCTGACACGGACGTTGATGCCAACTGGAATATCATCGAGTCCGTTGGCGAGTCACTCTTGTTCAACGACGACGGGAATGGCATCAACGCGACCATCGTCGGCACAGTTGATTCTGGCGACGGAAGCAATAATGGTGGTTTGCTACTGCAGCCTTCAATCGCTGGGGTTGACGAACTCGTTGTGTCATGGACCGGGCAAGGCACCGCGAACTATGGACTACAATTTGGAGTTGTTGCTATTCCCGAACCCTCCACGACAGCGTTACTTGCGGTTGGATTTCTTCTCGTTGCTGCAGGACGTTTTCGTCGGCACGACCGTTAG
- a CDS encoding four helix bundle protein: protein MTTQSFDHQRLDVYRLSIEYVATSFDASESLTGRHRHARDQWLRAAQSIPLNIAEGNGKRSRKDRARFLDIARGSALECAAIQDVLLATKGIKVQDDAAMKAMLHRIVAMLTRMAMKFDGVAETSAGYQAGVDYDYEHRFAEHEHEMGAEETPEPCRAPEPGLRPLPNGQSTFPAR, encoded by the coding sequence ATGACCACGCAATCCTTCGACCACCAACGCCTCGACGTCTACCGGTTGTCTATCGAATACGTTGCCACATCATTCGACGCTTCGGAGTCTCTCACCGGTCGGCATCGCCACGCCCGCGACCAATGGCTTCGTGCGGCCCAGTCCATTCCACTGAACATCGCCGAAGGCAACGGTAAACGAAGCCGCAAAGACCGGGCACGGTTTCTCGACATCGCACGTGGTTCGGCGCTCGAGTGTGCTGCGATCCAAGACGTGCTTCTCGCAACCAAAGGGATCAAAGTCCAAGACGATGCTGCGATGAAAGCGATGCTGCATCGGATCGTCGCGATGTTGACTCGAATGGCCATGAAGTTCGATGGTGTCGCGGAAACCAGTGCGGGGTACCAGGCTGGAGTCGATTACGATTACGAGCACCGCTTCGCTGAGCACGAGCACGAGATGGGAGCCGAAGAGACGCCAGAACCATGCCGTGCACCGGAGCCGGGCTTGCGGCCCCTCCCCAATGGACAATCAACCTTCCCGGCCCGGTGA
- a CDS encoding DUF6959 family protein, with translation MDTEPLEVFSRDSNYAVIKPPGRQYPGAVIQGDSLGILCRNALRIVARIDDGDTSSDDFLGDVEDLTNSLIDRILHYQSVLQEHDIDFPHVRVFTDDDRVQLVENNEA, from the coding sequence ATGGATACCGAACCACTTGAGGTCTTCTCTCGCGATAGCAACTACGCCGTTATCAAGCCACCCGGACGGCAGTATCCAGGAGCGGTGATTCAGGGCGATTCGCTAGGCATTCTTTGTCGCAATGCTCTTCGCATTGTTGCTCGCATAGACGATGGTGATACGTCGTCCGACGACTTTCTTGGCGACGTTGAGGACCTAACCAACTCGCTGATCGATCGAATACTTCACTATCAATCCGTTCTGCAAGAACACGACATTGATTTTCCTCATGTTCGCGTCTTCACCGACGATGATCGTGTTCAACTTGTCGAAAACAATGAAGCGTAG
- a CDS encoding DUF6210 family protein, producing MITVRLWEHAGTGLIVPRPTGVRYCNQVGGHDCHQVSIEGFFVPIANAAGAPPKHEFCSPENFLFKHFAEHSAMDGLTERDADVIELAFRDVPLWNTLQVDRSRLVDCFEAWVHVTISYDSDSCGIIEGLNRNFGAILTWTNTD from the coding sequence ATGATTACCGTACGCCTATGGGAGCATGCTGGCACTGGATTGATCGTTCCGCGACCAACCGGCGTTAGGTACTGCAATCAAGTCGGCGGTCACGATTGCCACCAAGTATCAATCGAAGGTTTTTTCGTTCCCATTGCAAACGCCGCCGGGGCACCACCGAAACACGAATTCTGCAGCCCCGAAAATTTTCTATTCAAACACTTTGCCGAACACTCGGCTATGGATGGGCTTACCGAAAGGGATGCTGATGTCATCGAACTGGCGTTTCGCGATGTGCCGCTCTGGAACACATTGCAGGTAGACCGATCTCGATTGGTTGATTGTTTCGAGGCGTGGGTTCATGTCACAATCAGCTACGACAGCGATTCCTGTGGTATCATCGAAGGGTTAAATCGCAACTTCGGTGCGATCTTGACGTGGACCAACACCGACTGA
- a CDS encoding DUF6714 family protein, whose protein sequence is MRDWLIRYIEHAFAGVTLGDGTTLYEAAFQADYGFDQRELALSENAERIDWRRIPFDDLYSRNDAIFFMNSCGKRFYSPAIMRAVLTEGMRDGLMYDAFIFDLAGFVHAKKPEDIPFTTLYNTKQRAAFVRFCKFAAFNAPREFGHDDPLKILDRIRKLEPAPKSRRTRR, encoded by the coding sequence TTGCGAGACTGGCTGATTCGTTACATCGAACATGCATTCGCTGGTGTCACGCTGGGTGATGGCACAACGCTGTATGAGGCAGCGTTCCAAGCTGACTACGGCTTCGACCAACGCGAACTTGCACTCTCCGAAAACGCGGAAAGAATCGATTGGCGACGGATTCCGTTTGACGATCTATACTCTCGGAACGACGCCATATTCTTCATGAATTCATGCGGCAAGAGATTTTACTCCCCCGCGATCATGCGCGCGGTACTGACCGAAGGGATGCGTGATGGCTTGATGTACGATGCGTTCATCTTCGACTTGGCTGGCTTCGTTCACGCAAAGAAACCTGAAGACATTCCGTTCACGACGCTATACAATACAAAACAACGTGCTGCGTTCGTTCGTTTCTGCAAATTCGCCGCGTTCAACGCCCCTCGGGAGTTCGGACACGACGACCCGCTGAAGATCCTCGATCGTATTCGGAAGCTCGAACCCGCACCAAAAAGCCGACGAACCAGGCGATGA
- a CDS encoding outer membrane protein assembly factor BamE encodes MRFAILLIATSILASYGNATDRSFDDISAQSPNGVWRLDAKSPDNRIDGYHPWQDDFVYTMHKGGRRVWSREQNKQEPEEYSPTRIVVADDGWTAIHTGWDQLVFVDANGRNCGRIDDLKELLSKKDRSEFTTWSTAGVIWTPYSLWHFAIIDGKRIFVIRLWWGHQLIFDPENGHRLKMTPSYAKPIRDLQVDHCRKVLANAVADGINDDSADNLLTPALLAGQLDIRDAIPHLRELEKSEFVGLYGGSMATDIEPGAINPFFIQQFTLRQVSQLSLRRLGESPKTLPVFEFPKHRASGNLRPERQNDRAKQIVSVKNGMSAEDVLKILGSPDFIDYSEWSYDLDGDDPKTATITWDSYEVKSINVTKPLWRDGLSRDRLVVGY; translated from the coding sequence ATGCGATTCGCGATTCTGCTCATTGCGACAAGTATCCTCGCTTCGTACGGCAATGCCACCGATCGTTCTTTCGATGACATCAGTGCACAATCACCAAATGGTGTATGGCGACTGGATGCCAAATCGCCCGACAACCGCATCGATGGATACCACCCGTGGCAAGATGATTTCGTGTACACAATGCACAAGGGTGGCAGGCGAGTCTGGTCACGCGAACAGAACAAACAAGAGCCCGAGGAGTATTCACCGACTAGGATCGTTGTTGCCGACGATGGTTGGACTGCAATACATACCGGTTGGGATCAACTTGTTTTCGTTGACGCCAATGGACGCAACTGTGGTCGCATCGATGATCTCAAAGAGCTTCTGTCAAAGAAGGACCGAAGCGAATTTACCACCTGGTCTACCGCAGGCGTAATCTGGACGCCTTATTCGCTTTGGCATTTCGCAATTATTGACGGGAAGCGCATCTTCGTAATTCGGCTTTGGTGGGGGCACCAATTGATCTTCGATCCCGAAAACGGCCACCGCCTTAAAATGACTCCGAGCTACGCAAAGCCAATTCGCGATTTGCAGGTTGATCACTGCCGCAAAGTACTGGCCAACGCCGTAGCTGATGGCATCAACGACGATTCGGCCGACAATCTGTTGACGCCTGCTCTGCTAGCTGGACAGCTTGACATTCGCGATGCGATACCTCACCTGCGAGAGCTAGAAAAATCAGAATTCGTTGGCCTTTACGGCGGTTCAATGGCTACGGACATTGAACCGGGGGCTATCAATCCGTTTTTCATCCAACAATTCACTCTTCGTCAGGTTTCACAGCTTTCACTTCGTCGTCTTGGTGAATCGCCCAAAACACTGCCTGTTTTCGAGTTTCCGAAACATAGAGCGTCTGGCAATCTTCGCCCCGAACGTCAAAACGATCGCGCGAAACAAATCGTTTCAGTCAAGAATGGGATGTCCGCGGAAGATGTGCTGAAGATTCTCGGCTCACCAGACTTCATCGACTATTCCGAATGGTCATACGATCTTGACGGTGATGATCCGAAAACAGCTACAATTACTTGGGACTCGTACGAGGTGAAGAGCATAAACGTGACGAAACCTTTGTGGAGAGATGGTCTGTCACGCGATCGGCTGGTCGTTGGATACTAG
- a CDS encoding IS5 family transposase, translated as MPRHRLTDREFNAIRYLLPRQRTGKKGRPWVDHGSVIDGIFWILKTGSPWRDLPEVFGKWQTVYARFRRWNLEGLWDRVYNAMLKRLDKLDKIDRTLWCVDGSVIRAHRCAAGMIPQSEENDELVALGHSRGGYSTKIHILCDGQGTLLGITATGGQRHESTELENLIDHCELSLHRYDSRPDAIAGDKGYSSHAIRDRLRELGIEPVIGSKSNESREEEFDREAYRRRKIVERLIGWLKESRRVGTRYDKLACSYLAFVQLAALRRALKLI; from the coding sequence ATGCCCCGACATCGTCTCACGGATCGAGAGTTCAATGCAATCCGTTACTTGCTGCCAAGACAGCGAACGGGCAAAAAAGGTCGGCCTTGGGTCGATCACGGTTCGGTGATCGACGGCATCTTTTGGATTCTAAAAACCGGCAGTCCGTGGAGGGATCTGCCCGAGGTGTTTGGAAAGTGGCAAACCGTTTACGCGAGATTTCGACGCTGGAACCTGGAGGGCCTTTGGGACCGGGTCTACAACGCAATGCTCAAGCGACTGGACAAGCTCGACAAAATTGATCGAACGCTCTGGTGTGTCGATGGAAGCGTCATCCGCGCACATCGGTGTGCCGCAGGAATGATTCCTCAAAGCGAAGAAAACGACGAACTGGTCGCTTTGGGACATTCTCGCGGAGGCTACTCGACCAAAATCCATATCCTCTGCGACGGCCAAGGAACGCTGCTGGGAATCACTGCGACCGGTGGGCAACGTCATGAATCCACCGAACTGGAGAATCTAATCGACCACTGCGAACTGAGCCTGCATCGCTATGATTCCCGCCCCGACGCAATCGCTGGCGACAAAGGATACAGCAGCCACGCGATTCGAGATCGACTTCGTGAGTTAGGGATCGAGCCAGTGATCGGATCAAAGTCCAACGAATCGCGTGAAGAGGAATTTGATCGCGAAGCCTATCGTCGTCGCAAAATCGTCGAACGCTTGATTGGATGGTTAAAAGAATCACGACGGGTTGGAACGCGATACGATAAGCTTGCTTGCTCGTACCTTGCATTCGTGCAACTCGCCGCCCTGCGACGAGCCCTTAAGCTGATTTAG
- a CDS encoding membrane or secreted protein: protein MRATILLTLSLLAMGSIGCLDEPSGLTQSQVDSVLDVQASVVDERQTLLRQTDDLNARRDELEADRRRWDERERSDPIIAQAIGGSVALLACCLPLILIGVLLWPKPREPAEGAICDALIDDLSNDSPQLLVDPKRTRRLE, encoded by the coding sequence ATGCGAGCGACGATCCTGCTCACGCTTAGTCTGTTAGCGATGGGTTCAATCGGGTGCCTGGACGAACCGTCTGGGCTGACCCAGTCCCAAGTCGACTCTGTGTTGGACGTCCAGGCGTCCGTGGTCGACGAACGACAAACCCTGCTTCGACAGACCGACGACCTGAACGCACGGCGTGACGAACTGGAGGCCGACCGGCGGCGATGGGATGAACGCGAACGCAGCGATCCGATCATCGCTCAGGCGATCGGCGGATCCGTCGCGTTGTTGGCCTGCTGCCTTCCGCTGATTTTGATCGGTGTTCTGCTCTGGCCTAAACCACGCGAACCGGCCGAGGGTGCGATCTGTGACGCACTGATTGATGACCTGTCCAACGATTCGCCCCAACTCTTGGTCGATCCGAAACGGACCCGACGACTGGAATGA